The sequence CATAAAATGGCTTGTCAGTGAAAATTAGTTGTGACTTAGCTCTATTGAAATACATAGGAAGCTAGGCAATTATTGGGAGCCCACTGATTGTAACAGGATTTGGGAAGCTCTCTTATCCTAAAGATACGTTTTGCAATGACCTTGTTAAACCAAGTGAGATTTGTCTGTGGTTAGTGTCTGGGAGATTGCATAGAGAGCTTAGCTCTGTTGTGTTGACTTATATGGaagaaaaagtgggatacaaatctTCTGAACAGAAGTGAAAACATTGCCCCCTCTTTCTGTCTACAAACCAAATACAGCTGTTCAGTAAAAACCAAGCAATTCAGCCCAAAACCTGAACCAAGTgggacacctccctccccctgggATCTAAGCCCCCACTGCCTTTCAGTGAAGCAGTGAAAACaaagtgtgcgtgtgtggggggggggcactgctgtGATGCCACAGCATCAGTTCTTGTTACACACCTAGCAGTGGCATCACACGTTAGTTGCCATAACACGCTTGGGATTTCCCAAATCTGGGTGGTTTTTGCAACCAAGTGGACTCACCCCAAGTTTTGGGAGGCCAGTTGCTGTCAGACAAGGCTTAGGTTGTTTATctgaaaataaaaaagtaaaaaaaaatctttttgaaaGACACTTTaaaatagactttttaaaaataaaaatgagacaAGAAGGAAAACTTGGGGATCACCTTGAGGCATCTACAAGTATCATTGGTACAGTCAGGGgtctctgtgggggggggaaactgtcCTTTGTTGCTGGTCAACATTCAGCTGAACCCCAGCTTCTGTATggcaaaattgtgtgtgtgtgtgtgttggtaggACTCAGCGCCTCTTGACACAAGAAATAAATGCAGGACCAGAAAATGTTGTTCTTGCCCCTCTCATATGCTTTAATGATaggccaacattttaaaaacattaaagggGGGACCCATTTCCAACTAAATAAAGCGAGGAAAGCAGTAGCAATTTCAGCAAGCGAGGGGGAATCCCATCTGCTTAGCAGGTCACCGTACTGGAGGAGGTTTGTTCTTTCAAGAGCCCCCTGTTGTTCTCACTGTGGGTGAgcgtctgtgtgtgtttgcatgcacgAGACTGGGGAGGGGCGTAGGCTTTGGCTTGGCCCCTCCTGGACTGTTGATAACACATGCATGCTCTGTACATCCCTCTAACAGAGGCTAATCCTACACACAGACTTCTCTTTTCCCCCTGGAGCGCTCTCTGCGTCTCACAGTCCAAGGGTAAGTGTAaccaggaagaagggaaagggagagcaCGGAAAttcaacagtgggaaggcttaaTTTGATTTAGGCTGAGCTTGGCAATTCTGGCCATGCAGCCTCTTGAATGCTGCGAAAGAGGGAAGCGGTTTGTCCCCTCGTCATCTTGCCAGTGATTTTGCATCCCTAGGTAGCAACAACTTGCTAAGGCTTTAAGAGAGGGGTACAAACTGGAATGAGTGTTTTATACTGCAGAAaggcaagaaataaaaaaaaagtggggggaaagctCAGAGATTTTCTAGGGAGCActgtctgaaagaaagaaagaaagaaagaaagaaagaaagaaagaaagaaagaaagaaagaaagaaagaaagaaagaaagaaagaactcttAAGCAATATTGCTGTAATACTTggggaatttcagaaacaaatcTGCTAAGTCACATCAAATGTACCTGTGAACATAAATGGAGCTCTATTAGGGGATTTACTATTAAGTTGTTAATACTCTGTGTGTTCCACGGTTTCATTTTGTGCAACTAAGCTTCTGTACAGAATGAAGAAACAGGATGTATTTCCTAGTTAAgaatgtaactttaaaaaaatctgtctgCAATTAAAACAAAAGATGTAGAAGAGTGATTTTGGTAACTATGGAACAATTAAAAGTTTGCGTTAGAGAAGTGAAGGATCCTTGAATATTACTACAAATATAGCCATCAAGTCAAAGAGCCTGTTTTACCTGCATAAGACAGGTAGGAATTGGTTCCCAGAAATCAGGATTTCTCCTTTGGGGCATTTTCCCACTGTTGAGGGTCAATATTGCAATGAGGTATGAATTTCCTTCTGTACTTCCTGCTCTCTGCTTACCGGCATTTCTTTCCGTAGGACTTGGGGAATGTACAGGGCCCTCCAGCTAGGATTTTATTGCTGATGTTCTTTAAATACAAAAGGCAACAGATCCACTGACTCCAGGAGATGAGGCTCCCCGAGACCCTTCCACTCACCCTGCTGTTTCTGGGTTACCTGGACGGTGCCCGTGGCAAGAAAGGCAAAGAGAACAGTGAAAAAGCCACGTCGTCCTCTCCCTGGGCACAGACTGGACAGTTCTCTACCCGGGACAAGCACCTGTGCAGCTGGCAACTGATCCCAGGGGAAGAAGTAACTGAGATCCACCTGAGCTGTCACCATCTGGGAGAGGACAGTGGCACGGGGCAGCAATGCGTTTACCGGGGTCAACCGGAATTGTGCGCTGCTTACAGCTCCAAAGGCCGTCAATTTTGGAAGCAGATTCTTGGCAAGCTCCGCAGAAAGCACCACCCGTGCCGGGACCACAGTCCGCTGAAATCCCGGCTTTGTAGTGGCAAGAAAGGGGCATCTGAGGCAGAGCTGCACCTCGTACCTCCAGCGCTGCCCACAGCCATCCCCGTGGCTGAGAGTACTACTAAAGGCAGATCCAAGGGAAAGGCCCACACAAAGGACCTGCCGGTACCACAGAAGCCACCTCAGGCATCCAGGGCTCGGGTAGTCACTAGCTCAGCAAAAGCAGATGCCCCAGACAAGCGCAACaaaggggggaagaagaaagtCTCTCCCAGCTCCTCAGTGGCTCCAATCCATCTGTCTAGCAGCAGACCCACGGCAGGCACGGGAAACACCGAACAGCCCACAGAGCTCAATGCGGAGGTGGCAGAGGCCTACTGCGAAGAGAAGTGGCACTCGTTGTGCAATTTCTTTGTGAATTTTTGGAATGGCTgagtgaggggccaccagggacaaagcgggtggggtggggctaAGTGTACAGCAGAGAGCCTAGTTAGAGAAGAAGGCAGATGGTGGCATATGCAGTGAAATCAAAATAAAGGAAAGAATTAAGGTCTAGAGGGCCAACAGAATGTGGCAAAAATGGGGAGAGCCAGTGTGCAgctatggggttttatggggtgtaGCATTTACTCATTCCTACTAATCCAATAGCAGCTGCTAACTGAGAGGCTAGGATatggaaaactttttttttttttgcatgcttcTTTCCATGCTCATCACAAGCTACAAGGAAATTGCTCTGCAGTGTTAGAAAAGACTTCCTTATCCATGATCAGGTAACTTAATGCTTTGAAAGCTATTTGGGATTATCCTGTTTGAATCACCAGTGATGTTCTTCTTTCTGTACCTAGAGGATATCTAACATTTGTATAAGTGCATGGTGGTGTAGATGCCACTGGACATGATTGTTTTAACAACGACAATAAATGAAGTTATTTTACAACAACCTGTGATTGTTATTTCATTGACTTGCTAAGGTCTCAGTACTTGTCAAAGGTGATGCCTTCAAGTGCGTGgttatattgggttggatcctatgcTGGTTTTCCACTGGGCCTTTCCACTGGTTAGGGGGGGCATTTTTTAAGATTCCCCCACCCACCACAGGTTTCTACATCATGTCTAGGTCTGTACTTTCAGTACCCTCCAGGCCATGTTTTGGGGCACTTGGTGGACTGGGCGGGGGAGTATTCGATTCCATAAGCAGAACTCCATTCATGAGTTTTTGGGATCCAGCCAACTATGTTGACAAAAAAAGTGTGCAAGGGAGGAAGATGTAGTATTGACCAGTATGACACATGTACGTTTACAGAACCTCCTCCGTCTGATATCAACAACACATTTCTGTCTCTCCCCCTAGACGCACTCTTGGAGTTCAGTGTTGAGTCTTCCATCCTAATGAATCTGTCTATTGATACAGTCTTGACTTAGTTTATGCACCAGCCTATTGTTAAACCTTTGAAAGAGCTGAACAGTCAGTAGCTGTGGGCCAATAGAAGTGTCACCATAAACTATTGCTTTCTGTGTCTTTCGGTGCTTGCCTTGAGGAGCCTCTAAGAAATGCTTATTGTGGTGCTATTTCCACAGCTACGGTGGGAACAAGCACATTCTCCCAATTTCAGGCACATGAACATTTTCTTCGCACAGATTGGATCACATTTGTGAGGAATCGCTTTTAGAACTATGGCCTTCTGGATCCTCAGTTCCCTTTCTGCTTGTGGTAGGCAATTTGAGTCTCGGAAGAGAGAAGGGTAGCCCTCCATCGTTTCCTTGGAAGTCTACAGGACAGCCATTCGGTGTAGACCTTTTTACATTTCAACAGATCCAAGCCCATGTCAATTGTTTAATCTCCAGGCttgtataacttttaaaaatctgaatttgtGATGTTCTTGCAACATCATAGAATTGGGATCTCCAGGGTAATGTAGTCCagcccccagcacaatgcaggaactaacaactacctgcccacccacggagaccccaatttcatgctcaagtgatccctccaccaaaaatctccagaatccagcctgacctggaggaaattcacctacccacgGCGGCAATTACCCCAGTGGGGGTAGGTGGAGGAGGGTTATTTTGCTACAATGCTTGCTATTATAATTTGTAATTTGaactgggttttttaatgggaattGTTGTATTGTGTGGGTTTTTATTCTGCAACccgtcaagagccagcttggcaggagtagtgggtaataaatttaaataataacaacaacaacaattagcaATTCCACCCCATAACATTATCATTGTTTGTCATATCTTCTCCCCCTCCATATTAGGCATGACCCCTTCTCAAGAAATGTCAGTTTCTAGCAAATGAATACGAACAATTGAAATGTTGCCCTAACATTTTCTATCCTGAGGCATATTCTGGTTGTTTATTGATGTAGCAGCAGAACTTGTATTCAGAGTTAAGGTTTAGGCTCAGTTTACAAACACATCATGTGCTACAGAGTTCCTAGAACCAGACCGCAtgtctcctcccccttctcactctctaaggacactc is a genomic window of Paroedura picta isolate Pp20150507F chromosome 8, Ppicta_v3.0, whole genome shotgun sequence containing:
- the FGFBP3 gene encoding fibroblast growth factor-binding protein 3 — protein: MRLPETLPLTLLFLGYLDGARGKKGKENSEKATSSSPWAQTGQFSTRDKHLCSWQLIPGEEVTEIHLSCHHLGEDSGTGQQCVYRGQPELCAAYSSKGRQFWKQILGKLRRKHHPCRDHSPLKSRLCSGKKGASEAELHLVPPALPTAIPVAESTTKGRSKGKAHTKDLPVPQKPPQASRARVVTSSAKADAPDKRNKGGKKKVSPSSSVAPIHLSSSRPTAGTGNTEQPTELNAEVAEAYCEEKWHSLCNFFVNFWNG